The following are encoded together in the Fusarium keratoplasticum isolate Fu6.1 chromosome 1, whole genome shotgun sequence genome:
- a CDS encoding Sm protein F — protein sequence MSFAPLNPRPMLQDLVSRTVLVRLKWGEVEYKGTLVSVDSYMNLQLSGTEEYIADKPTGSLGQVLIRCNNVLWVRGADEGKDTDAAMTG from the exons ATGAGCTTCGCACCCCTCAACCCCCGTCCTATGCTGCAGGATCTCGTCAGCAGGACCGTTCTTGTCCGCCTAAAATGGGGCGAGGTGGAATACAAGGGCACCCTCGTCTCTGTTGACAGCTACATGAACCTCCAGCTCTCTGGCACCGAGGAGTACATCGCCGACAAGCCCACTGGCTCTCTGGGCCAAGTGTTGATTCG GTGCAATAACGTCCTGTGGGTGCGCGGCGCCGACGAAGGCAAGGACACGGATGCTGCGATGACGGGCTAA
- a CDS encoding 3-oxoacyl-[acyl-carrier-protein] reductase FabG, translating to MTNLLRGSAFITGAASGIGQHTALAFAKHGITKLALADINLEALRTSNAALKDQFPHVEILTLHLDVRSPSQVKEGIAKVVAQFGRLDIAVNNAGISGSGRQTHEIENDEWLGVLDVNLQGVYRCQKEELAVMVNQEDLGPRDGRGRIVNVASMLAVVAPCNRMAHTAYTTSKHGVIGLTKADANSYGSMGIRINAICPGYVETPLLRNTMAQDPNSPLAADLARTPLKRLATMEEVGDSIVLMASPMNSFMQGASIVCDGGFTTN from the exons ATGACGAACCTCCTCCGTGGATCCGCCTTCATCACCGGCGCCGCCTCCG GTATCGGGCAGCACACTGCTCTCGCCTTTGCGAAACACGGTATCACCAAGCTGGCCTTGGCGGACATAAACCTGGAGGCTTTGCGGACGTCCAACGCTGCGCTCAAGGACCAGTTTCCCCACGTCGAGATTTTGACTCTGCACCTTGATGTTCGCAGCCCATCCCAAGTCAAGGAAGGAATCGCAAAAGTCGTGGCTCAGTTTGGGCGTCTGGACATCGCCGTCAACAATGCCGGCATTAGCGGCAGCGGTCGACAGACCCACGAGATAGAGAATGACGAGTGGTTGGGGGTTCTTGACGTGAATCTGCAGGGTGTCTATCGTTGCCAAAAGGAGGAGCTTGCAGTTATGGTCAATCAGGA GGACCTTGGGCCAAGAGACGGCCGCGGAAGGATCGTTAACGTTGCAAGCATGCTTGCCGTTGTTGCGCCCTGCAACCGTATGGCTCACACTGCTTACACAACTTCCAAGCATG GAGTTATCGGGTTAACTAAAGCAGACGCCAATTCATACGGCAGCATGGGCATCCGGATCAACGCTATCTGTCCCGGATACGTCGAAACGCCTTTGCTCAGAAACACGATGGCCCAAGACCCCAACTCCCCTCTCGCGGCTGATCTTGCCAGAACCCCGTTGAAGCGGCTGGCGAcgatggaggaggtgggTGATAGTATCGTTCTCATGGCCTCTCCCATGAATAGCTTTATGCAAGGTGCTAGCATTGTGTGTGATGGCGGCTTCACTACCAACTGA
- a CDS encoding Zn(2)-C6 fungal-type domain-containing protein, translating into MTPSGDAKKAAGKDVGDIMGQENVAPKSQPARQPSKQQVRHRASVACASCRDRRIRCVVPKDQTTCTACQKTGAECIIKNDDERRRPISKAYMSSLSDRISMLEGMLLEKGVVPPPASHPPKSRHEPSGGQPEDTVPAASNQSSLPKPERASPWHSIPSPSDSRNEDYMAAGSDHDDGNLSTIIKEESPIRILDPQQEDIIHRLLSTKGNLSFDQISGGLRFFGPTANSHVYAGSSDHYDTREPPEQVRQAEGIIRSLDPETHDYLVDHFFQYYNSAIQIIDREAFEADRQSPYPKFYSHFLHVTILAMGYRSADMDREDMRRITLRRRESTLHREAKAMLDSELERPGGIPSVQALLLLGDLECGVGRDNTGWMYSGMANRLAFDIGLHLDCTSKMSEQDTKIRNMAMQACVIYDRYWGLFLGRPLAIKSQDVDLLSNRFSQLISIGLDPPKQDMTSEIYEQLIELMELAGRIVEIRDLTGSSRGSSAGEAEENRYLQVVNLDRQLQNWYRRLPERLSWKPSNLKTAPYSFFLLHQQYHVTMILLHQPWAKYGSITGDGASTGSHSSPKSDHTASTDDFGHHLGSIVADASLGIGCTPRLGNESRTSLSRSICTQQAIRVARIFWQHRQRFDGRKIFVTGMQHAGAAAIALIAALTYQRNEPDRRTYVGYLEILSDAVGDMSYAYHPASRMDNLLKAVLDQIRNSMAESAQSPKDSTSYKSASSVADSGTSGFSIPSDLPSSTIPLRREAADPELGKPVKKRRPTNSRESSEYAPPRPPYSAVSTQPPPKADKVQSFSYGPTQQHQPQFDSLLFSMGMNDPSGQLDLGFVGGAAIDMGPNGDASGGLLGRPGAMDLGIPSSNSWNLSTMQHAQGLVSYDTPIDWTSGTAGLSASSVLNQSAALSSGIMSGAPAFGSIKDEGRSASDRKGVDAMGMKMSTIDTSWMGGGDMSSASPAGLGNLVQNANKTSQGDDGSQRNHSLDFFSFS; encoded by the exons ATGACCCCTTCTGGCGACgcaaagaaggctgccgGCAAAGATGTGGGGGACATCATGGGCCAAGAGAATGTCGCCCCCAAGAGCCAGCCAGCCCGCCAACCCAGCAAACAGCAAGTACGCCATCGCGCTTCTGTCGCTTGTGCCTCATGTCGTGACCGAAGAATCCGATGCGTAGTTCCGAAGGACCAAACCACGTGCACAGCATGTCAGAAGACGGGCGCCGAAtgcatcatcaagaacgaTGACGAGAGGAGACG GCCTATCTCCAAGGCATACATGTCCTCTCTATCAGACCGAATTTCCATGCTAGAGGGCATGCTGCTGGAAAAGGGGGTTGTGCCGCCTCCTGCGTCTCATCCCCCCAAATCAAGGCACGAGCCTTCAGGTGGGCAACCAGAAGACACTGTCCCGGCGGCGAGCAACCAAAGCTCGCTACCAAAGCCAGAGAGGGCGTCACCATGGCACAGCATTCCTTCACCATCAGACTCCCGCAATGAAGACTACATGGCTGCTGGAAGTGACCACGATGACGGAAATCTATCGACTATCATCAAAGAGGAGTCACCGATACGGATCCTGGACCCACAGCAGGAAGACATCATTCACCGTCTGCTCTCTACCAAGGGGAATCTGTCTTTCGATCAAATATCTGGAGGACTACGCTTCTTTGGTCCCACCGCCAACAGCCACGTGTATGCTGGGTCCTCAGATCATTATGATACTCGTGAGCCTCCAGAGCAGGTCCGACAAGCAGAAGGCATCATCCGATCTCTGGATCCTGAAACGCATGATTACCTCGTCGATCATTTCTTCCAATACTATAATTCAGCGATCCAGATCATCGACCGAGAGGCTTTCGAGGCTGACCGCCAGTCTCCGTATCCCAAGTTCTACTCTCACTTCCTTCATGTTACCATTCTGGCGATGGGTTACCGATCAGCCGATATGGACCGAGAAGACATGCGCAGGATTACTTTGAGGCGAAGGGAGAGCACCCTCCACCGGGAGGCAAAAGCAATGCTTGACAGTGAGCTGGAGCGGCCTGGAGGTATCCCCAGTGTTCAAGcacttttgcttcttggcgacCTAGAGTGTGGTGTTGGCAGGGACAACACCGGCTGGATGTATTCAG GAATGGCAAATCGCCTTGCCTTTGATATTGGCCTACATCTCGACTGCACAAGCAAGATGTCTGAGCAGGATACCAAGATTCGGAACATGGCTATGCAAGCCTGCGTTATCTATGACAGATACTGGGGTCTCTTTCTTGGAAGGCCTTTGGCCATCAAGAGCCAAGACGTTGATCTCTTGTCCAACCGCTTTTCTCAACTTATATCCATCGGCCTCGATCCGCCTAAGCAAGACATGACCTCGGAGATCTACGAGCAACTGATCGAGTTGATGGAGCTAGCAGGACGGATCGTCGAGATAAGAGACCTGACAGGCTCGAGCCGAGGCTCAAGTGCAGGCGAGGCGGAGGAGAATCGGTACCTGCAAGTCGTCAATCTTGATAGACAACTCCAAAACTGGTACCGAAGACTTCCGGAACGCCTTTCTTGGAAACCAAGCAACCTCAAAACAGCGCCTtacagcttcttcctccttcaccAGCAGTACCATGTTACTATGattctccttcatcaaccatGGGCCAAGTACGGCTCCATCACTGGGGATGGCGCTAGCACGGGATCGCATTCAAGTCCAAAGAGTGACCACACGGCCAGCACTGACGATTTTGGGCATCATCTGGGGTCTATAGTTGCTGATGCTTCCTTGGGTATCGGTTGTACTCCGAGGCTCGGCAACGAGAGCCGTACCTCGTTGTCTCGCAGCATCTGTACCCAGCAGGCAATCCGTGTGGCTCGCATCTTCTGGCAGCACCGCCAGAGGTTCGATGGGCGCAAGATCTTTGTGACAGGGATGCAGCATGCCGGAGCCGCAGCCATTGCGTTGATTGCAGCCCTCACCTACCAGCGGAATGAGCCGGACCGCCGGACATACGTAGGCTATCTAGAGATTCTATCCGATGCAGTTGGCGACATGAGTTACGCATACCATCCGGCCAGCAGGATGGACAATCTTCTCAAAGCCGTGCTTGATCAGATCAGAAACAGCATGGCCGAGTCAGCTCAATCTCCCAAGGACAGTACAAGCTATAAAAGCGCCAGCAGTGTTGCTGATAGTGGCACAAGTGGCTTCTCTATTCCGAGCGACTTGCCCTCCTCTACGATTCCGTTGAGACGGGAAGCTGCAGACCCCGAGCTTGGCAAACCAGTCAAAAAGAGGCGACCAACAAATAGTAGGGAATCTTCAGAGTATGCTCCCCCGCGGCCACCATACTCCGCCGTTTCAACTCAGCCACCAcccaaggccgacaaggtGCAGAGTTTCTCCTATGGGCCCACTCAGCAGCACCAACCGCAGTTCGACTCACTACTATTCTCCATGGGCATGAACGATCCATCTGGGCAGTTGGATCTGGGCTTTGTCGGTGGCGCTGCAATCGACATGGGCCCCAATGGTGATGCCTCGGGTGGCTTGTTGGGAAGACCGGGAGCCATGGATCTTGGCATCCCTTCCTCGAATAGCTGGAACTTGAGCACGATGCAACATGCTCAAGGTTTGGTTTCCTACGATACTCCAATCGACTGGACTTCAGGAACAGCAGGGCTCAGTGCCAGTTCAGTGTTGAATCAAAGCGCAGCCCTCTCAAGTGGCATCATGTCGGGGGCTCCCGCATTTGGCTCAATTAAAGATGAGGGTAGATCAGCCAGTGACAGGAAAGGCGTGGATGCAATGGGAATGAAAATGTCCACCATAGATACCAGTTGgatgggtggtggtgatatGAGTTCAGCAAGCCCTGCAGGGTTGGGCAATTTGGTCCAGAATGCAAACAAGACATCacaaggtgatgatggaagccAAAGGAACCACTCTTTGGACTTTTTCAGCTTTTCATAG